A single window of Kitasatospora sp. HUAS MG31 DNA harbors:
- a CDS encoding SCO2523 family variant P-loop protein: MLIFATSDKGGTGRSVTSANIAYRRSLSGDDVCYLDFDFGSPTSAAVFDVPTALRGVDQAGLHSYLRGHVAEPKRINVWAESDSTGLRSRPAGTGRLVLVPGDRGGGEFVTGGDAVRRCAELFLRLEEEFDVILVDLSAGRSYAAEMVLEATSRPELAGVVCRWLVFHRWTRQHIIAASGLVYGDRGIMAAGAARGHDEEALRESVRFVRAAVPDPASPMFTNLRPAQAAWLQACDEELTRLAAEHRLGQTRLLGAVPLDPVLQWQEQLITDDDVLASKVANPETRSAFIGLAAALTDDRAWDTPL, from the coding sequence GTGCTGATCTTCGCCACCTCCGACAAGGGCGGCACGGGCCGCTCCGTCACCAGCGCCAACATCGCCTACCGCCGCTCGCTGAGCGGTGACGACGTCTGCTACCTGGACTTCGACTTCGGCTCGCCCACCAGCGCCGCGGTGTTCGACGTGCCCACCGCGCTGCGCGGGGTCGACCAGGCCGGCCTGCACTCGTACCTGCGGGGCCACGTGGCCGAGCCGAAGCGGATCAACGTCTGGGCCGAGTCGGACAGCACCGGCCTGCGCAGCCGGCCGGCCGGCACCGGACGGCTGGTCCTCGTCCCGGGCGACCGGGGTGGCGGCGAGTTCGTCACCGGCGGCGACGCCGTCCGCCGCTGCGCCGAGCTGTTCCTGCGGCTGGAGGAGGAGTTCGACGTCATCCTGGTCGACCTCAGCGCCGGCCGCAGCTACGCCGCCGAGATGGTGCTGGAGGCCACCTCCCGGCCCGAGCTCGCCGGGGTGGTCTGCCGCTGGCTGGTCTTCCACCGCTGGACGCGGCAGCACATCATCGCCGCCTCCGGCCTGGTCTACGGGGACCGCGGGATCATGGCGGCCGGCGCCGCCCGCGGTCACGACGAGGAGGCCCTGCGGGAGTCCGTCCGGTTCGTCCGGGCCGCCGTCCCCGACCCCGCCTCGCCGATGTTCACCAACCTCCGGCCGGCCCAGGCGGCCTGGCTGCAGGCCTGCGACGAGGAGCTCACCCGGCTCGCCGCCGAGCACCGGCTCGGCCAGACCCGGCTGCTCGGCGCCGTCCCGCTGGACCCGGTGCTGCAGTGGCAGGAGCAGCTGATCACCGACGACGACGTGCTGGCCAGCAAGGTGGCCAACCCGGAGACCCGCAGCGCCTTCATCGGGCTGGCCGCCGCGCTCACCGACGACCGCGCCTGGGACACCCCGCTCTGA
- a CDS encoding SCO2522 family protein — protein sequence MDTTFREVSSDPRTAAVPLSHLSLELGHLYMDDFAAGPARLREQFERVKPWADAARAACTAPAGRRPRISTCFLIDDYFTRFSTPAEVVPELLAQAAECGLVIDYLARESACAEADGRHPARLVEGRLVQSPPPGSNGSRPPATETGWLSNGERSPSDGLGEAMSAAAGWRPPRENEARRHSVFLDVELWDEQGGRRTWSCPFLAAVWQLLRLGLLRDGGREVLPPVPRPAAFPTSWDALPPLVRLNPDADPFAAYRTVSVLASRFLPIEHAVKVVLDQWAPEEPVLRQLAERAAGEGLPLPDDLTARVGYVFHGQP from the coding sequence TTGGACACCACGTTCCGGGAGGTTTCCTCGGACCCGAGAACGGCCGCCGTACCGCTCTCCCACCTGTCCCTCGAACTCGGCCACCTCTACATGGACGACTTCGCGGCCGGCCCGGCCCGGCTGCGCGAGCAGTTCGAGCGGGTGAAGCCCTGGGCGGACGCCGCCCGCGCGGCCTGCACCGCCCCGGCCGGCCGCCGGCCCAGGATCAGCACCTGCTTCCTGATAGACGACTACTTCACCCGGTTCTCCACCCCCGCCGAGGTGGTGCCCGAACTGCTGGCCCAGGCCGCCGAGTGCGGCCTGGTGATCGACTACCTGGCCCGCGAGTCGGCCTGCGCCGAGGCTGACGGCCGCCACCCGGCGCGGCTGGTGGAGGGCCGCCTGGTGCAGTCCCCGCCGCCCGGCAGCAACGGCTCCCGCCCGCCCGCCACCGAGACCGGCTGGCTCAGCAACGGCGAGCGCTCCCCGTCCGACGGCCTCGGAGAGGCGATGAGCGCGGCCGCCGGCTGGCGCCCGCCGCGGGAGAACGAGGCCCGCCGGCACTCGGTCTTCCTGGACGTCGAACTCTGGGACGAGCAGGGCGGCCGCCGCACCTGGTCCTGCCCGTTCCTGGCCGCCGTCTGGCAGCTGCTGCGGCTCGGGCTGCTCCGCGACGGCGGCCGCGAGGTGCTGCCGCCCGTCCCCCGACCCGCCGCCTTCCCCACCTCCTGGGACGCCCTGCCGCCGCTGGTCCGGCTCAACCCGGACGCCGACCCGTTCGCCGCGTACCGGACGGTCTCGGTGCTCGCATCCCGCTTCCTGCCGATCGAGCACGCGGTCAAGGTGGTGCTGGACCAGTGGGCGCCCGAGGAGCCGGTGCTGCGCCAGCTCGCCGAGCGGGCCGCGGGCGAGGGGCTGCCGCTGCCCGACGACCTGACCGCCCGGGTCGGCTACGTCTTCCACGGACAGCCGTGA